TGGGGTACGTGCTGGAAACACACACCCATGCCGACCACTTGATGCTCAATCGGCACTCGAAGAACGCGCTGTCGGCAGAAGTCGTGATGCACCGGGCGAGCCCGAGCCCGCTGGTGGACCGCCACGTGGACGAGGGCGACGTGATCGAGCTCGGGGGCGAGCGCATCGAGGTGTGGCACACGCCGGGGCACACGCCGGACAGCGTTTGCTACGTGTTCGAAGGTGGCGTGCTCACGGGGGACACGCTGCTCATCAGCGGCTCGGGTCGCACGGACTTTCCGGGAGGCGACGCCGGCGCCCAGTGGGACGCGGTGACCACCCGGGTGTTCGAGCTGCCCAGCGACACCGTGGTGTATCCGGGGCACGACTATCGCGGCAACACCACGTCCACGGTGGGGCAAGAGAAGCGCGACAACCCTCGCTTCGTGGGCAAGAGCCGACAAGAGTACGCGGCGCAGATGGCGTCCCTCGGCTTGCCGCTGCCGGAGCGGATACAGCAAGCGCTGCAGGTGAACCAATCCGGCTTCGAGGCGGACGAAGTGCGCTTCCCGCTGGTCACGGACGTGGCGCGGGTGACGGAGCTGTCCGCTTCGGAGCTCTCCACGCGGCTTTCGTCGGCGACTCCGCCGCTGGTGCTCGACGTGCGGGAGCCCGAGGAATTCGTGGGCGAGCTGGGCCATGTCCGCGGTGCACTGCTGGTGCCGATGGACTCCCTCGAGCGGCGCTTGCCGAAGCTCGCGGGCTACGTGGAGCGGCCCATCGTGGTCGTTTGCCGAGCTGGCGCGCGGAGCGCGAGCGCTTGCGCGATGCTGGGCAAGGCGGGCTTTCCCTTCGTGGCGAACCTGGCCGGCGGCATGCTCGCCTGGAACGACGAAAAGCTCCCGGTGGAGCGCTGAGGGCGATGGCGAGCTGGGCTTGCAGCTCCGAGGGGGAGACGACGAACGGCAGTGGTGGGGCGGACGCAGGAGACGGTGGCGGCGCGGCGGGAGCCAGCGGGAGACGACTTTGCACAGGACGTGGCGCTCGGCAGCTTCCCGGACGCCGTGTCGGATCGCTGGGGCGCCTATCCATCACCGTGGAAGGACACGAGCAAGAACGGCGAGTACGACCCGCACGGCGTGATCAGCGTCGCTGGCGGCATGATGAAGCTGCACCTCCACAGCGACGCCGGCACGGGTGGCGGCGCGGCTGACGGAGAGATCGATTTTCCGGAGGGCGACCTGAACGGGGAAATCTCCGCCTTCATGCATTGGCAGAACGGAGCCACGGGGGGCGATCAGGATTCCTTTCCGACGACTGCTACCTACGCCAATTGGCACACGGCGGTGACGGAATGGACCCCGACCGCGACGCGATTCTTGTTGGATGGCAAGGTCATCGGCACGTCCACACAGAAGATCCCCAACACGCCGATGCACCACGTGATCCAGACCGAGACGCGCCTCGGCGGTGGGCCGTCATCGACTGGATCGTGGTGTACCGCTTTCTGCCCTGAAGATCAGAACGGCGCAGTGACGCCGGGGGTGTTCTTGGTGGCGAAGTAGGCGCGCAGCATGTCGCGGGCGACCTCGTTGGCCTTGCGGCGCCAGACCTTGCCGTTGTCGAGCTGCACGCTGACCACGACGTCCGGCGCGCGGCTGGGGGCGAAGCCCACGAAGCGACTGGTGGTGGGGGAGTCGTCGCTGAGCTGCAGCGTGCCGGTCTTGCCCGCGAGGCGCATGGCACCGAAGTAGCTGTGCTTGTCCTTGTCGCTGAAGGCTTCCAGCGAGGTGCCGGCGTGGACGGTCACTTCCATCATGCGGCGGAGCTCGTAGGCGGTGCCGTCGTGCATCACGCGACGCACCAGCGTGCGTCCCGCGGGCGCGTGCCAATCTCCGACGGAGCGCACGATGCGCACGCGGGGCAGGGAACCGTGGGCCGCCACGGTGTAGGCCAGCTCCAGCGCGCCCAGGGGCGAGAGCGTGCTGCCCACGAAGCCCGCGGAAGCGCGGGCGAACTCCAGGTCGTTGTAAGGGACTTCCAGGTGGCCGGTGGGCACCGGTACGTCGAAGGGCACCGGGTGGTTCAGCCCGAAGCGATCCGCGACCTCGACCAGGTCGTTGCGCGTCAGAAAATGCGTGGCGAGCTGCGCATAGACGGCGTTCTTGCTGTGCCCCAGGGCGGAGAAGAAGCGCGCGCAGTGCACGTCCGGCGTGCCGGGGCGCGGTGCATCCAGGTGCTTTCGCTCGATGCGGCGGAGCCCGCCGGAGGTGCACACGCGGTGCTTGGAGCTGACTTTGCCGCGCTCGAGCAAGGCGGTCGTCGTGATCACCTTGAACACGCTGGCCGAGGGCGCCAGGGCGTGGAGCATCACGGCGCCATCGCCTTCGCCGTTGGCGGTGCGCTCCGCCCACACCAGCACGCGTCCGTCGTGGGCATCGACCAGGATGATGGCGCCGCGCACCGGCGCAGCACGCGCCAGTAGCCGTACGGCGGTGTGCTGCAGGTGCGCGTCCAGGGTCAGCTCCGCGGTGGCGCCGTCCGCCGCCGGAGCATGCGCCACGCCGTCACTGATGCTGATGTGAGCGAGATCCACCGTGGGCGGCTCGGACTCCGAGGCCCGGCCGAGGGACGGCATGAGCGCGAGGCTGGCGAGGGCCGCGAGGGGGCTCGCCGTCAGGAGCTGGCGAAACCAACGCTGCACGCGGTGTGAGTTACGCGCCAGCGGGGCATTGGCCAAACAATCCGTGCTCGCGGCGGACCAACAAAAGCAGCCGTCTTATCGAAGTGCTCATCGAAGTGGCGTGGCATGTAGGTAAAGGTAGGTTACAAGTTGGCCCGGCTCGCTTCCGGCCTCTTACGATCGCGGGGTCAGGAGGTGCGCATGGTACGGCGAGTAGGACTTCGAGGACGGACGGACTTCCGTGTGGTGGCG
This portion of the Polyangiaceae bacterium genome encodes:
- a CDS encoding MBL fold metallo-hydrolase, translated to MAIAVEELNGTNCKTYLLTAGDSAALVDPVRERVPTYLAELERRGLSLGYVLETHTHADHLMLNRHSKNALSAEVVMHRASPSPLVDRHVDEGDVIELGGERIEVWHTPGHTPDSVCYVFEGGVLTGDTLLISGSGRTDFPGGDAGAQWDAVTTRVFELPSDTVVYPGHDYRGNTTSTVGQEKRDNPRFVGKSRQEYAAQMASLGLPLPERIQQALQVNQSGFEADEVRFPLVTDVARVTELSASELSTRLSSATPPLVLDVREPEEFVGELGHVRGALLVPMDSLERRLPKLAGYVERPIVVVCRAGARSASACAMLGKAGFPFVANLAGGMLAWNDEKLPVER
- a CDS encoding family 16 glycosylhydrolase gives rise to the protein MGRTQETVAARREPAGDDFAQDVALGSFPDAVSDRWGAYPSPWKDTSKNGEYDPHGVISVAGGMMKLHLHSDAGTGGGAADGEIDFPEGDLNGEISAFMHWQNGATGGDQDSFPTTATYANWHTAVTEWTPTATRFLLDGKVIGTSTQKIPNTPMHHVIQTETRLGGGPSSTGSWCTAFCPEDQNGAVTPGVFLVAK
- a CDS encoding penicillin-binding protein; this encodes MQRWFRQLLTASPLAALASLALMPSLGRASESEPPTVDLAHISISDGVAHAPAADGATAELTLDAHLQHTAVRLLARAAPVRGAIILVDAHDGRVLVWAERTANGEGDGAVMLHALAPSASVFKVITTTALLERGKVSSKHRVCTSGGLRRIERKHLDAPRPGTPDVHCARFFSALGHSKNAVYAQLATHFLTRNDLVEVADRFGLNHPVPFDVPVPTGHLEVPYNDLEFARASAGFVGSTLSPLGALELAYTVAAHGSLPRVRIVRSVGDWHAPAGRTLVRRVMHDGTAYELRRMMEVTVHAGTSLEAFSDKDKHSYFGAMRLAGKTGTLQLSDDSPTTSRFVGFAPSRAPDVVVSVQLDNGKVWRRKANEVARDMLRAYFATKNTPGVTAPF